The genomic window TTAGCTTTTCGACGCCCCCGCGAACACCGCCAATCGCGTTCAGCGATTGTCCAGCAGCGCCAAAGCCCTGCGAAATTCCTTGAACACCGCGGAGGCATCAAGCCTAGTGATGACGTCTACGGGTTCTCCTTGGCCAGCCAACACCGCCCCACGATCCTGCGGATCAATACGTAGCAACCGCGTGCGCGTGGAATAGGGCACTGCGTCGAGAGCAACCGTGGCGGCCGCGAGGTCGTGAACTTGTGCCACGTACCCCTCCCCCATCGCCTGGTGAAATTCAAAGTAGAAACGCAGAGCCTCGCCGACCACGGTGTGCAGCGGGCCGTGGAGTTGCCACGTTGCTAGTTCTGAAGGCGTGACGATGATTCCTTCGCTGATCTGCAAACTCAGGAGCGTGGGCTTGAAGCTCAATAGCGTTTGGGCACCTTCGGGATCAGACCAAAAATTCCACTCCGCGTTCGGGGTGGTGTTACCCGGATAGTCCACCGCACCGCCCATCACCGTGATCTGAGCGAAGCGCCTCGCAATTTGCGCGTGCTGGGCAAGCAGCGTGCCCGGTCCGCTAACGAGCAATCGGCAATCGGGATGCGCGCGCAGCACGTTCGCCCACAACGCAGGGGCGTCCGAGCGGATTCCTTGAACGAGAGCTCCCGCTTTCGCTAGCTTTTCCATCACAGCAGCATCGGGCACCACACCGGGGCGCACCTGCAGGCTTTTCACTTGCTCATTACCCGGAGCGAAGATATAGCCGAGACCCGCCGGCCCATGCGTTTCCGGAGTAATGGTCAATGGCACAGACAGTGGTGCGGTTGCGCCTACCGCCACCGGCACGTCCTGGCACCCCACCAGATCAAGCACGAAGCGCGTGTTATTGGCGGCGATCACGGCGGTGGTATTGCCCGCATTGACGCTCACACCGGCGAGCACGATCTCGCCAGCGCAATGACGAGCGCCGAGGTAGATGAGCGCGAGCATGTCGTCGATGCCGGTATCGACGTCGGCGAGGATAGCCGGGAGCGTGGGCTGGGGAGTCATGCGCTTGATTGTGAAAGCGCGGGTGCAGAAAAGCAAAAACTCCCCCTAGCAGCAGTATGCCGGGGGGAGAGTTGTGCGAATATCCAGGGGATATTACTTGAGGGACACCTTTGCGCCAGCCTCTTCGAGCTTGGTCTTAGCAGCCTCAGCGTCGTCCTTGTTAGCACCCTCGAGGATAGCCTTAGGAGCGGACTCAACGAGCTCCTTAGCTTCCTTCAGGCCCAGGCCGGAAACGATCTCGCGCACAGCCTTGATCACGCCGATCTTCTTAGCGCCAGCGTCCTCGAGCACGACGTCGAACTCGTCCTTCTCTTCAGCAGCAGGAGCGTCGCCACCTGCAGCGCCAGCGGCAGCAACAGCAACCGGAGCAGCAGCGGTAACTTCGAAGACCTCTTCGAATTCCTTAACGAACTCGGAGAGCTCGATGAGGGTCATCTCCTTGAAAGCTTCAATGAGCTCGTCCTTGGTGAGCTTAGCCATGGTGGTATTCCTTTCTTAAGGCGGATGCTCGCCCGCGGGTTCGCATCCAAAGTATTGTGTTTCAAACGTGTATTGCCCGCTTGGGGGCAAGCATTACGCTTCCTTCTTCTCCTGCAGCGCAACTGCGAGGCGCGCAACCTGAGAAGCGGGGGCGTTGAACAGGCCTGCAGCCTTTGCCAAGTTGCCCTTCATGGCGCCAGCCAGCTTTGCGAGGGTCGTCTCGCGGTTGTCCAGCTCGGCGATGGCATCAACCTGAGCAGCGCTCAGGGCATTGCCGTCCATGTAGCCACCCTTGACAACAAAAGCCTTGTTTTCAGAAGCGAACTTCTTCATCGCCTTCGCAGCGTCCACGGCCTCGCCCTTAACAAAGGCAACGGCGGTGGGGCCAACGAGGAGATCATCAAGACCCTCGATGCCAGCTTCCTTAGCAGCAAGCTTAACCAGGGTGTTCTTGGCGACGGAGTACTGGACATCTGCACCCAGTGCACGACGCAGTTCGGTGGTCTGAGCCACGGAGAGTCCGCGGTACTCGGTCAGCACAACAGAGTCTGCCTCAGCAAAGCGGTTCTTCAGCTCAGCCAGGGACTGTTCGTTCTTCGGGTTTGCCATTACTTCGCCTCCTTCCTCATGTACGTATCAATCGTGTTCTGATCCGCCGGGGCTTCAATCCCGCCCCACGATGTGAGACAAAACAAAAACCCCGTGCAAGAGCACAGGGCACGTAGTTCTCCTTGGAAGGAGTAAAACGCTTCAGTGTCTCCTGCGTAGGCTGATCCAATTGCTTGGATACCTTCGAGCCATAAGTGGCTAACCGACGGTCTTCGGTGAAACTTGAGCGGGGACCAAGCGGTCCGTTTCAAACTTCGACTTGCGAGACTACAACATGCGCAGGACGCGAAGCAAATTGTGGGGCACTTTAAAAGCCGAATTGGTTCGGCGGCACCTACTCCCCCGCGATAAATGCTTCGAGCTGGGCGCGCGCGGTGTCGTCATCAAGCTGGGTGGGCGGTGATTTCATCAGGTAGGAGGAGGCGGATTCCACCGGCCCACCGATACCGCGATCGAGGGCAATTTTCGCGGCGCGGATAGCGTCGATGATGATACCGGCGGAGTTGGGTGAGTCCCACACCTCAAGCTTGTACTCCAAGTTGAGCGGGACGTCACCGAATGCCGTGCCCTCCAGGCGTACATAGGCCCACTTGCGATCATCCAACCACTCCACATAGTCGGAGGGGCCGATGTGTACGTTGCGGTCTTCTACCTTCCCCGCGAGTGGCCCTGAGTGAACGTTGCTGGTTACCGATTGCGTCTTGGAAATCTTCTTGGATTCCAGGCGCTCGCGCTCCAGCATGTTCTTGAAGTCCATGTTGCCACCCACGTTGAGCTGCATGGTTCGCTCTAAACGCACTCCACGGTCTTCAAAGAGTTTGGCTAGGACGCGGTGGCTAATGGTGGCACCCACCTGGCTTTTAATATCGTCACCGACGATCGGCACACCGGCTGCACGGAACTTCTCAGCCCACTCAGGATCAGAGGCGATAAACACCGGCAGGGCGTTTACAAAGGCGCAACCAGCATCGATCGCGCACTGGGCGTAGAACTTGTCTGCTTCCTCGGAGCCCACCGGCAGGTAGCTCACCAGCACATCTACCTCGGCATCCTTAAGAGCCTGCACTACATCGACCGGCTCAGCATCGGATTCCTCGATGGTTTGCTGATAGTAACGACCCAAGCCATCCAGGGTGTGGCCACGCTGGACCTTCACACCCGTCTCAGGAACATCGCAGATCTTGATGGTGCAGTTCTGACCGCTCTGAATCGCCTCGGAAACGTCCTTGCCCACCTTGTCTGCATCCACATCGAAGGCTGCCACCACGTTGAGATCACCAACGTGATAATCGCCGAATTGGACGTGCATGAGTCCAGGAACTTCCTGGGAGGGGTCCGCATCGCGGTAGTAATGGATGCCTTGGATCAGCGACGTTGCACAATTTCCAAGGCCTGCAATTGCCACATTGATTTTTGCCATGCCCACGACCATAACCCCGCGAGCCAGCCACAAACGAGCAGCTCAGGCGCTGAAACGATTCAGAAAACCAACTAAAACGATTCAGATTCCCCCTGTCCGGGGGAAGCTTTTCGACGCTCCCCCGCCTCTATCCAAGGCTCGGATAATCGATATAACCGCGAGCCCCACCGACATAGAACGTTGCCATATCCGGCTCGTTCAAATCTGCACCTTCTGCCCAGCGGCGTGGAAGGTCCGGATTGGCGATGAACAAACGGCCCACCGCTACGGCGTCGCCAAGCCCGCGCTCGAGGATGGCCTCTGCTTCTGCCTGCTGCGTGACCTCAGCAAAACCGGTATTCACAACGGTGAAACCGCCGAAAAGGTGGCGCAGCTCCTGCACCAAGCGGCTTTCCGGATTCGCGTGGAGGATGGACAGGTACGCCAAATCGAGGTCGGCGATCTGCTCAAGGAGCGCCCGATAGGTTGCCCGAGTTTCTTCTGGATCAAGTTCCAAACATCCCTGGATATTGTGCTCGGGGGAGATGCGCAACGCTGTGCGCTGTGCACCGATTTCCTCAGCGACGGCACGGATAACTTCTGCTACAAATCGTGCCCGCGCACTCGGGCTGCCACCGTAGGCATCCTCGCGGTGATTCGCCGCGGGGCTTAAGAACTCATGCAAGAGATAGCCGTTGGCTCCATGGATCTCAACAGCATCAAGGCCCGCGTCGATAGCCCGGCGTGCACCAGCAACAAATTCAGCTTTCACACGCTCAAGGTCCTCGGCATTCATCGCGTGCGGGACGGGAGCGTCGAGCTTGCCTCCAGAGGTGCGCAATTGCACCCCTGCAGCGATGGCGCTCGGCGCCTCTGGTTGCTGGCCACGGGTCAGGTCTTGATGGCTCATACGCCCTGCATGCATTAGTTGCATAACCAGAACACCGCCCCGCTCGTGCACCGCCTTTGCCACCCCAGCCCAGCCGAGTTGCTGCGCCGAATTGGCAATGCCCGCCTGGCCCGCGAAACCGCGGCTGCGGAAACTCAAGAAAGTGCCTTCTGTGACCACAAAACCGGCGCTGGCGCGTTGAGCGTAATACTCAGCGTGCATCGGGGTGGGCACGCCATCTTCACCGGCCCGCATTCTGGTCAATGCCGCCATGGTGACGCGATTGTTCACAGACATCATGCCTACGGCGGCGGAAGAAAGTAGGTTGTTCATGCGCTTGGTCCTCAAAAGAATTTTGATGAAGGAGAGACGCCTCCACGTACCCTCAATGCAACGCTCTCGTTTGGGGAGCCTATTCCCCGTTATTCCAGCGAGGTGAAACGAATGATGTTGCCGTTGAATCTTCCGGTTGGGGTACGAGATTGGCGTCGACAAGCCTGGCGTAGCGCTCAGACGGACTTACATCAAGACCACTCCACTTGGCCAAAGTCCCCCACAATCCTCGTGTTTTGCCCGCGCTGCTGAACTGCACCTGCTGGTTGAGGTATGGAAAATTATCTTTGCCCACTTGGCACAGCCCAATCGCCTTAGCTGCACCCTCGGGGACCATTTGCGCGGCAAGGTGATCAGCGTGAAATTCCATATAGCGCGCCACCACGGCGTTGAGCACCGGCATGAGGCGCACCGAGGCCACCACCATGGACCACCAATGGCTGCCATGTCCGGCTTTCAGGTGCGCGATCTGGTGCGCCACCATAAACTCCAAAGCCTCGGGAGCATCATTCTCGCGACAACCCGCAAAGAAATCACTGCCAATGCGCGCAGAAGGGCGCGCCCCCATATCAGCGGCGCAGGGATTGATCGCCTCATCGCTGACCAGGTACGCAGGAGGAAGCTCTCGTAGGCCCGCTCGATCTGAGAATTTCTGCACCAAAGCATGAAGCTCCGGAAACTGCGCGGCATCGATCCTCGCGTAGGCACGACGCGCCTTCGCGCGCTTGAAACCACGTACGCCCCACATGATCACGGGGCCGAAGAATACCACCCCGACCAACCCGAGCGCCTCATTATCCATCGGATTGAACAGCAGCACCACCACGCCAAGAATCAGCCCGAAGATCGCACCGATCGTGACAAAAATCCCCAGTGCGCGGGCCTGACGGCGGTAGCTCCGATCCGATAAATCCATAACTACACTTTCGTTAGTGGGCAAAAAGAACATCCCCATGGCAACGCACGTGCCATGGGGATTATGATATTACTCCTGCTACGCAGCTTCTCAGCCTTGTCGCGTGAGGCGAGAATTAAGCCTCGGCGTAGTTCTTCTGAACTGCCGGATCAACCGGAACGCCAGGACCAAAGGTGGAGGTCATGGTGACCTTCTTCAGGTACACACCCTTGGAAGAGGCGGGCTTGATACGCAGGATCTCGTCGATCAGTGCGCCGTAGTTCTCAGCAAGCGCCTTGGCGTCGAAGGAAGCCTTGCCAATGATGGCGTGCAGGTTGGCTGCCTTGTCAACGCGGAAGGCGATCTTGCCGCCCTTGACGTCGGCGATTGCCTTTGCAACGTCGGGGGTGACGGTACCGGTCTTGGGGTTTGGCATCAGACCACGGGGGCCGAGCACGCGAGCCACACGGCCAACCTTGGCCATCTGGTCGGGGGTAGCGATGGCAACGTCGAAGTCAATGGTGCCAGCGGTGATCTGCTCGATCAGCTCGGCGGTGCCAACGATGTCTGCGCCAGCTTCCTTAGCCTGGGTTGCCTTCTCGCCTTCGGCGAACACTGCAACGCGCACGGTCTTACCGGTGCCGTTAGGCAGGTTCACGGTGCCGCGAACGAGCTGGTCAGCCTTGCGGGGATCAACGCCGAGACGCATTGCAACCTCAACGGTGGCGTCGGTCTTGGTGGAGGAGGTTTCCTTCACCAGTTCAGCAGCCGAAAGGGGGCTGTAGAGGCGAGTCTTGTCAACCTTTTCTGCGGCGGCCTTGTAAGCCTTTGAACGCTTGCTCATTTTGAAATCCTTTTAGATTCTTGTGGATTGTGTGGTGCGGGCCGAAGCTGGCCCTTCCACCTGGAATGCCTCCTGGATTCAGGAGGCGGCTGCAGCGCGGGGCTGCTTACTCCTTGACCTCGATGCCCATGGAACGTGCGGTACCCATGATGATCTTGGCCGCGGAATCAACGTCGTATGCGTTGAGATCCTCAAGCTTGGTCTGGGCGATTTCCTTGACCTGGTCGAGGGTGACGGTGCCCACCTTCTGGGTGTGGGGCACGCCGGAGCCCTTCTGGATGCCGGCGGCCTTGAGCAGCAGCTTGGCAGCAGGCGGGGTCTTGAGCTTGAAGTCGAAGGAGCGGTCTTCGTAGACGGTAATCTCCACAGGCACAACGTTGCCGCGCTGGGATTCAGTTGCGGCGTTGTAAGCCTTACA from Corynebacterium gerontici includes these protein-coding regions:
- a CDS encoding nucleoside hydrolase, translated to MTPQPTLPAILADVDTGIDDMLALIYLGARHCAGEIVLAGVSVNAGNTTAVIAANNTRFVLDLVGCQDVPVAVGATAPLSVPLTITPETHGPAGLGYIFAPGNEQVKSLQVRPGVVPDAAVMEKLAKAGALVQGIRSDAPALWANVLRAHPDCRLLVSGPGTLLAQHAQIARRFAQITVMGGAVDYPGNTTPNAEWNFWSDPEGAQTLLSFKPTLLSLQISEGIIVTPSELATWQLHGPLHTVVGEALRFYFEFHQAMGEGYVAQVHDLAAATVALDAVPYSTRTRLLRIDPQDRGAVLAGQGEPVDVITRLDASAVFKEFRRALALLDNR
- the rplL gene encoding 50S ribosomal protein L7/L12, giving the protein MAKLTKDELIEAFKEMTLIELSEFVKEFEEVFEVTAAAPVAVAAAGAAGGDAPAAEEKDEFDVVLEDAGAKKIGVIKAVREIVSGLGLKEAKELVESAPKAILEGANKDDAEAAKTKLEEAGAKVSLK
- the rplJ gene encoding 50S ribosomal protein L10, with the protein product MANPKNEQSLAELKNRFAEADSVVLTEYRGLSVAQTTELRRALGADVQYSVAKNTLVKLAAKEAGIEGLDDLLVGPTAVAFVKGEAVDAAKAMKKFASENKAFVVKGGYMDGNALSAAQVDAIAELDNRETTLAKLAGAMKGNLAKAAGLFNAPASQVARLAVALQEKKEA
- a CDS encoding inositol-3-phosphate synthase encodes the protein MAKINVAIAGLGNCATSLIQGIHYYRDADPSQEVPGLMHVQFGDYHVGDLNVVAAFDVDADKVGKDVSEAIQSGQNCTIKICDVPETGVKVQRGHTLDGLGRYYQQTIEESDAEPVDVVQALKDAEVDVLVSYLPVGSEEADKFYAQCAIDAGCAFVNALPVFIASDPEWAEKFRAAGVPIVGDDIKSQVGATISHRVLAKLFEDRGVRLERTMQLNVGGNMDFKNMLERERLESKKISKTQSVTSNVHSGPLAGKVEDRNVHIGPSDYVEWLDDRKWAYVRLEGTAFGDVPLNLEYKLEVWDSPNSAGIIIDAIRAAKIALDRGIGGPVESASSYLMKSPPTQLDDDTARAQLEAFIAGE
- a CDS encoding alkene reductase, with product MNNLLSSAAVGMMSVNNRVTMAALTRMRAGEDGVPTPMHAEYYAQRASAGFVVTEGTFLSFRSRGFAGQAGIANSAQQLGWAGVAKAVHERGGVLVMQLMHAGRMSHQDLTRGQQPEAPSAIAAGVQLRTSGGKLDAPVPHAMNAEDLERVKAEFVAGARRAIDAGLDAVEIHGANGYLLHEFLSPAANHREDAYGGSPSARARFVAEVIRAVAEEIGAQRTALRISPEHNIQGCLELDPEETRATYRALLEQIADLDLAYLSILHANPESRLVQELRHLFGGFTVVNTGFAEVTQQAEAEAILERGLGDAVAVGRLFIANPDLPRRWAEGADLNEPDMATFYVGGARGYIDYPSLG
- the rplA gene encoding 50S ribosomal protein L1 → MSKRSKAYKAAAEKVDKTRLYSPLSAAELVKETSSTKTDATVEVAMRLGVDPRKADQLVRGTVNLPNGTGKTVRVAVFAEGEKATQAKEAGADIVGTAELIEQITAGTIDFDVAIATPDQMAKVGRVARVLGPRGLMPNPKTGTVTPDVAKAIADVKGGKIAFRVDKAANLHAIIGKASFDAKALAENYGALIDEILRIKPASSKGVYLKKVTMTSTFGPGVPVDPAVQKNYAEA
- the rplK gene encoding 50S ribosomal protein L11, whose amino-acid sequence is MAPKKKKKVTGLIKLQIEAGAANPAPPVGPALGAHGVNIMEFCKAYNAATESQRGNVVPVEITVYEDRSFDFKLKTPPAAKLLLKAAGIQKGSGVPHTQKVGTVTLDQVKEIAQTKLEDLNAYDVDSAAKIIMGTARSMGIEVKE